A single Cottoperca gobio chromosome 5, fCotGob3.1, whole genome shotgun sequence DNA region contains:
- the LOC115008728 gene encoding blue-sensitive opsin-like translates to MKHGRVTEIPEDFWIPIPLDTDNITSLSPFLVPQDHLASSCTYHVMALFMFFIFTVGSFINVLTIACTIQHKKLWSHLNYILVNLAVSNFLVSCVGPFTACCSFAFKYFIMGPLACRIEGFIATLGGMVSLWSLAVIAFERWLVICKPLGNFIFKPDHAIACCAFTWVFALCAAVPPLCGWSRYIPEGLQCSCGPDWYTTNNKYNNESYVMFLFGFCFAVPFSTIVFCYGQLLIMLKMAAKAQAESASTQKAEREVTRMVVVMVLGFLVCWLPYASYALWVVNNRGQTFDLRFASVPSVFSKSSAVYNCVIYIVLNKQFRSCMMKMLGMGGGEDDESSTTSSVTEVSKVGPA, encoded by the exons ATGAAGCACGGCCGTGTTACAGAAATTCCGGAGGATTTCTGGATCCCCATCCCTCTGGATACGGACAACATCACATCTCTCAGCCCCTTCCTGGTCCCCCAGGACCATCTAGCAAGCTCCTGCACCTACCATGTAATGGCCctgttcatgttttttatatttactgtggGCTCCTTCATCAATGTGCTTACAATCGCATGCACCATCCAACACAAGAAGCTCTGGTCCCACCTCAACTACATCCTGGTGAACTTGGCCGTGTCAAACTTTCTTGTGTCCTGTGTGGGCCCCTTCACTGCatgctgctcctttgcattcaaatattttatcaTGGGACCACTAGCATGCAGGATTGAAGGTTTTATTGCAACGCTTGGTG GTATGGTAAGCTTGTGGTCTCTTGCTGTGATAGCGTTTGAAAGATGGCTGGTCATCTGCAAGCCACTTGGTAACTTTATTTTCAAGCCCGACCATGCTATAGCTTGCTGCGCATTCACCTGGGTGTTTGCCCTGTGTGCTGCAGTTCCTCCACTGTGCGGATGGAGCAG GTATATCCCGGAAGGCCTGCAGTGCTCCTGTGGTCCAGACTGGTAcaccacaaacaacaaatacaacaatgaaTCCTACGTGATGTTTCTCTTCGGCTTCTGCTTCGCTGTTCCCTTCTCCACCATTGTCTTCTGCTACGGTCAGCTGCTCATTATGCTGAAAATG GCAGCGAAGGCCCAAGCAGAATCTGCCTCCACACAGAAGGCAGAGCGGGAGGTGACCAGGATGGTGGTCGTCATGGTGCTGGGCTTCCTGGTGTGCTGGTTGCCCTACGCCAGCTATGCTCTTTGGGTTGTGAATAACCGCGGGCAAACATTTGACCTGAGATTTGCTTCTGTACCGTCCGTCTTTTCCAAGTCCTCTGCAGTGTACAACTGCGTCATTTATATTGTCCTCAACAAACAG TTCCGTTCATGCATGATGAAGATGCTGGGGATGGGTGGAGGTGAGGATGATGAGTCGTCGACGACGTCGTCAGTGACCGAAGTCTCCAAAGTTGGGCCTGCTTAG